Proteins co-encoded in one Arachis hypogaea cultivar Tifrunner chromosome 13, arahy.Tifrunner.gnm2.J5K5, whole genome shotgun sequence genomic window:
- the LOC112738145 gene encoding zinc finger protein CONSTANS-LIKE 16 → MSTGMKDAAATATSASALGAKTARACDSCLRRRARWFCAADDAFLCHACDNLVHSANQLASRHERVRLQTASCKLTNKVTTAHAWHSGFTRKARTPRHNNNKHLALQQRLKDQVLFNTACVLPVVPELGVEETALLDDHESEEQLLCRVPVFDPFDAELCNDVYSEVRDEKNHEERGCCDDLESFSEFLPSDMDLAEFAADVENLLGSGIDEDSLGIDCKEEVQREDACVRAETTINIKEGAMVMVKVKDEELDSDTASHLQSVFDITNDDEFDWNIESVLLSTEEKATAAAPVSNNSDSVSEEKKRDIFLRLNYEEVINAWASQGSPWTTGTPPPFNPHDHSWPNFLDPSGGDVHQCSSYGDGRSVRGHVGDGGREARVSRYREKRRTRLFAKKIRYEVRKLNAEKRPRMKGRFVKRSCLVGGATTSFQTSYN, encoded by the exons ATGAGCACAGGCATGAAAGACGCAGCTGCAACTGCAACAAGTGCAAGTGCCTTGGGTGCCAAGACGGCCAGGGCTTGCGACAGCTGCTTACGGAGGAGGGCACGGTGGTTCTGCGCTGCAGATGATGCATTCCTCTGCCATGCCTGTGACAACTTGGTCCACTCCGCGAACCAGTTAGCGAGCAGGCACGAGAGGGTTAGGCTTCAAACGGCGTCGTGCAAGCTCACCAACAAGGTAACCACCGCACACGCATGGCACAGTGGGTTCACGCGCAAGGCAAGAACACCGcgccacaacaacaacaagcacTTAGCCTTGCAACAAAGGCTTAAGGACCAAGTTTTATTCAACACCGCTTGTGTTCTTCCCGTTGTGCCGGAGCTTGGAGTTGAAGAAACAGCTCTTCTGGATGATCATGAGAGCGAGGAGCAGCTGCTGTGTCGCGTCCCCGTGTTTGACCCTTTCGATGCAGAGCTTTGCAATGATGTGTACAGTGAAGTCAGGGACGAGAAGAATCACGAAGAACGAGGTTGTTGTGATGACTTGGAGAGCTTCTCTGAGTTTCTGCCATCGGATATGGATCTTGCTGAGTTTGCTGCTGATGTCGAAAACCTGCTTGGAAGTGGGATTGATGAGGATTCATTAGGAATTGATTGCAAAGAAGAAGTTCAAAGAGAAGATGCATGCGTTAGAGCCGAAACCACCATTAATATTAAGGAGGGTGCAATGGTAATGGTAAAGGTGAAGGATGAGGAGCTTGATTCAGATACAGCAAGTCATCTTCAGTCAGTTTTTGACATCACAAACGATGACGAATTTGATTGGAATATCGAATCGGTGCTCTTATCGACGGAGGAAAAGGCGACCGCTGCCGCACCAGTAAGTAATAATAGTGATAGTGTTAGTGAAGAGAAAAAGAGGGACATATTTTTGAGACTGAACTATGAAGAGGTTATAAATGCTTGGGCAAGCCAAGGTTCTCCGTGGACAACAGGAACCCCTCCTCCGTTCAACCCTCATGATCATTCCTGGCCAAATTTCTTG GATCCAAGTGGCGGAGATGTTCATCAGTGCTCTTCTTATGGGGATGGGAGAAGCGTGAGGGGACATGTTGGAGATGGGGGAAGAGAAGCAAGAGTATCTAGGTACAGAGAGAAGAGAAGGACTCGTTTGTTtgctaaaaagataagatatgaagTGAGGAAACTGAATGCGGAGAAGAGACCTAGAATGAAAGGTAGATTTGTCAAGAGATCATGCCTTGTTGGAGGAGCCACAACTTCCTTTCAAACCTCCTATAACTGA
- the LOC140177570 gene encoding uncharacterized protein, giving the protein MAGGLALAWKDSINVQIINSGDFFVAVEVKEFGNNGVWMFIGVHLSYSEQIRALHTELVDIGMVGWPFTWTNGRQGEDLVKERLDRYLVGMGWKLKFPDAVVHMLTESGSDHAPILMKTELQSWHSKRHFKYQERWCGEDDVKRIVSEVWKIEVVGSAMFSFAQKLKECRHRLVQWQITHKANSQKEIKDLQASLEELRVAGINGREEITRLEEKVRRNIIWRLVGRNNEIASKPEDIAKVAEDYFCDIFTSSCSVDPNPYLEDLEPKVTASMNRRLQRPVTMDEIKRATFSVHAQSAPGDDGFIAKFFHFFWDIVGGSVFKAV; this is encoded by the exons ATGGCAGGAGGACTTGCGCTAGCTTGGAAGGATAGCATCAATGTCCAAATTATAAACAGCGGGGATTTCTTTGTAGCAGTTGAAGTTAAGGAGTTCGGAAACAATGGGGTATGGATGTTCATTGGTGTCCATTTGAGCTATTCGGAACAAATTCGAGCCTTACA CACCGAATTAGTGGATATTGGAATGGTGGGGTGGCCTTTCACATGGACAAACGGAAGACAAGGAGAGGATTTGGTGAAGGAGAGGCTTGACCGCTATTTAGTAGGGATGGGATGGAAGCTGAAGTTTCCGGATGCAGTGGTGCACATGCTCACAGAATCAGGCTCGGATCATGCTCCTATCTTGATGAAAACTGAACTTCAATCCTGGCATAGTAAAAGGCATTTTAAATACCAGGAACGTTGGTGTGGAGAAGATGATGTCAAAAGAATTGTCAGTGAAGTGTGGAAAATAGAAGTAGTAGGCTCGGCTATGTTCTCCTTCGCCCAAAAGTTAAAAGAATGTAGACATAGATTAGTTCAATGGCAGATAACTCACAAAGCAAACTCTCAGAAAGAAATTAAGGACCTTCAAGCTAGCCTAGAGGAGCTGCGGGTGGCTGGAATCAATGGGAGAGAGGAGATTACCAGATTGGAAGAGAA GGTGCGAAGGAACATAATTTGGAGATTAGTTGGGAGGAACAATGAGATTGCATCGAAACCGGAAGATATTGCAAAGGTAGCTGAAGACTACTTCTGcgatatttttacttcttcttgTTCGGTTGATCCGAATCCATATTTGGAGGATTTGGAGCCTAAGGTTACAGCTTCCATGAACCGTAGGCTCCAAAGGCCGGTAACTATGGACGAGATCAAAAGAGCTACGTTCAGTGTTCATGCTCAGAGTGCTCCTGGTGATGACGGGTTTATAGCtaagttttttcactttttctgggaTATAGTTGGAGGTAGCGTTTTTAAGGCAGTGTGA
- the LOC112738144 gene encoding lysM domain-containing GPI-anchored protein LYP6, translating into MMRNNVLQQQQFKDSALKMISLCSLIIVGVVETKSTIEPCNSSQACPSLLSYLLPWDSMLSEIATRFNVNVSDIMAANSAFPITASCGNEIVRAGSTVKIPATCECVDGIRRSVSAVYKVKASDTLESISEGYGGLVSADQIGSFNKAVPLVDGDVVVIPLPCSCMKNQNNGESAVYMSYVVQKGETLGSVAAYFGTTISDLETVNGLGQPTVLPGDILSIPIPACSSATLNWYNESLIVPNGSYALTATNCIKCTCAPQGLKMQCFPSGMDVHCYNLRCKGSNLAIGDEHLEYSNAGCNVTQCVYRGHRGGKILSSLINSSYLQCPDNKNSSAATCWQPSAPNLADPFVLSPSPSPSLFPLPVSEAALMTHAYDYDYDYERRLHLFSFICRMLHLFFPMLLLCFLI; encoded by the exons atgatgagaaacaatGTGCTGCAGCAGCAGCAGTTCAAAGATTCAGCTCTTAAGATGATCTCATTGTGCTCCCTAATTATTGTAGGTGTAGTTGaaacaaaatcaacaatagaaCCATGCAACTCCTCCCAGGCATGCCCCTCACTTCTCTCATACCTCTTGCCATGGGACTCAATGCTATCCGAAATAGCAACACGCTTCAACGTGAACGTCTCTGATATCATGGCCGCAAACTCTGCCTTCCCAATAACAGCATCGTGCGGCAACGAAATCGTGAGAGCAGGATCAACGGTGAAGATACCAGCCACGTGTGAGTGCGTGGATGGAATCAGAAGGTCGGTGTCAGCAGTGTACAAGGTGAAAGCATCGGACACACTGGAATCGATATCAGAGGGTTATGGAGGACTTGTTAGTGCAGATCAAATTGGGAGTTTCAACAAAGCCGTGCCTTTGGTGGATGGAGATGTGGTAGTTATACCGTTGCCGTGCAGTTGCATGAAGAACCAGAATAATGGGGAAAGTGCGGTTTATATGTCGTATGTGGTTCAGAAAGGGGAGACACTGGGAAGCGTGGCGGCTTATTTTGGTACAACTATTTCTGATTTGGAAACTGTTAACGGTCTTGGACAACCTACCGTTCTACCTGGCGATATTCTATCGATTCCTATACCAG CATGTTCATCAGCTACCCTGAATTGGTACAATGAGAGTTTAATAGTTCCAAATGGCTCATATGCTTTAACTGCCACCAACTGTATTAAATGCACTTGTGCTCCACAGGGTCTCAA GATGCAATGTTTTCCTTCTGGAATGGATGTACATTGCTATAATTTACGTTGCAAGGGTTCCAATCTTGCTATTGGGGATGAACATCTGGAATATTCCAATGCTGGATGCAATGTCACCCAATGTGTGTACCGTGGCCACAGGGGTGGAAAAATTCTGAGTAG TCTGATAAACTCTTCTTATCTGCAATGTCCGG ATAATAAAAACTCTAGTGCAGCTACATGTTGGCAACCCTCAGCACCAAATTTGGCAGACCCATTTGTTTTGTctccaagcccaagcccaagcctATTCCCCTTGCCCGTTTCTGAGGCTGCTCTAATGACTCATGCCTATGACTATGACTACGACTATGAGAGAAGGCTCCATCTGTTCTCATTCATCTGTCGTATGCTACACTTGTTCTTCCCAATGCTTCTACTTTGTTTTTTAATCTGA
- the LOC112733660 gene encoding uncharacterized protein — protein sequence MAEARRDEDRTKKDNQKGGRNVILLEEADISEGINACSNSLYGRFFASKTFSVGTMGNALKAIWGNPEGFSVSDKGDNYFQFFFNKEVDVLRVKRGSPWLFKDYVLHVKRWKEDQNSDEEIVSNFSVWVQFWGFP from the coding sequence ATGGCTGAGGCAAGGAGGGATGAAGATCGGACAAAGAAAGACAACCAAAAAGGAGGTAGGAATGTGATTCTGCTGGAAGAGGCAGACATATCAGAAGGTATTAACGCTTGCTCCAATAGTCTCTATGGCAGATTCTTTGCTTCCAAAACCTTCTCAGTTGGAACCATGGGGAATGCTTTAAAGGCTATATGGGGAAATCCAGAGGGATTTAGCGTGAGTGACAAAGGGGACAATTACTTccaattcttttttaataaagagGTAGATGTCTTGCGTGTTAAACGTGGTTCTCCATGGCTATTCAAGGATTACGTGCTCCATGTCAAGAGATGGAAGGAAGATCAGAACAGTGATGAAGAAATTGTTTCCAATTTTTCAGTTTGGGTTCAATTTTGGGGTTTTCCATAA